One window from the genome of Pandoraea fibrosis encodes:
- a CDS encoding porin produces MNHHGIWAGSLLAAGVMSGGFAMTASAQSNLEISGLLGTGVGYTSNVGGGAAITANPGVLRPSAVIFRGAEDLGDGNRAVFNLGTLFSILNGGVFGGPGTLFSRESYVGLANRYGTLTLGNQRDFMFDSLTLNRYPGSFFEGAYAAHQGPFSKFGVSYSPQGSFDFDRVNGEAITNTIKVKSADFYGLTFGAMYGFGGVAGSFGRSSATSFGINYERGNAGFGVAYTMVKAPQTNNGNDGIRNLGFGLRYGFDRLTLSGLATVSHNTATGAQINVFDVSAGYDFVSAWYASLTYSYMHGNAQLDNRRANQLTSLVGYRFSKRTTVYVDAAYQLAYGAGAQAQVNASAGPSSSDRQFIGTLSIQHTF; encoded by the coding sequence GTGAATCATCACGGCATTTGGGCAGGCTCGCTGCTCGCTGCGGGCGTCATGAGCGGCGGGTTTGCGATGACGGCGTCGGCGCAGAGCAATCTCGAAATCAGCGGCCTGCTCGGCACAGGCGTGGGCTATACGAGCAACGTAGGCGGCGGCGCCGCTATCACCGCAAATCCTGGTGTGCTGCGCCCGAGCGCAGTGATCTTCAGGGGAGCGGAGGATCTGGGCGACGGCAATCGCGCCGTGTTTAATCTCGGCACGCTGTTCAGCATTCTTAACGGCGGCGTGTTTGGCGGGCCGGGCACCCTCTTCTCGCGTGAGTCGTATGTCGGGCTGGCGAATCGCTATGGCACGTTGACGCTCGGCAATCAGCGCGACTTCATGTTCGACAGCCTCACACTGAATCGCTATCCGGGCAGCTTTTTTGAAGGCGCTTATGCGGCGCACCAGGGGCCGTTCTCAAAATTCGGCGTCTCATATTCCCCGCAAGGTTCGTTCGATTTCGATCGCGTGAACGGTGAAGCGATCACCAACACCATCAAGGTCAAGAGTGCCGATTTTTACGGCTTGACGTTCGGCGCCATGTACGGCTTCGGCGGAGTGGCGGGCAGCTTCGGGCGGTCGAGCGCCACGAGCTTCGGCATCAACTATGAGCGTGGCAACGCGGGCTTCGGTGTTGCGTACACCATGGTCAAGGCACCGCAGACGAACAACGGCAACGACGGTATCCGCAACCTGGGCTTCGGGCTTCGCTACGGCTTCGACAGGCTCACGCTCTCCGGCCTCGCCACGGTCTCCCACAACACGGCAACCGGTGCGCAGATCAACGTGTTCGATGTCAGCGCGGGCTATGACTTCGTGTCGGCGTGGTACGCGTCGCTGACCTACAGCTACATGCATGGCAACGCGCAACTCGACAACCGCCGCGCAAATCAACTGACCTCGCTCGTGGGCTATCGCTTCTCGAAGCGCACGACCGTGTACGTCGACGCCGCTTATCAGCTCGCCTACGGCGCAGGTGCCCAGGCGCAGGTGAATGCATCGGCGGGCCCATCGAGCAGTGACCGTCAGTTCATCGGCACGCTCAGCATTCAGCACACTTTCTAA
- a CDS encoding flavin reductase family protein, whose product MISTVQVPDFQQAMASFPGGITAVTTHSTDGPIGIIATAVCSLSAEPPSILVCVHKHASVHDAILDAGCFAVNLLSTRHQALVARFSQQRGAARFEPALWAPLKTGAPTLSNAALTLDCTLLDTHDGYSHTIIVGAVAATKVGDTANAGCLLWHDRTFARSSPLAAY is encoded by the coding sequence ATGATCTCCACCGTGCAAGTCCCCGATTTTCAGCAGGCGATGGCCTCGTTCCCCGGCGGCATTACGGCCGTCACGACACACAGCACCGACGGCCCCATTGGCATCATCGCGACCGCCGTATGCAGCCTCTCGGCAGAACCGCCATCGATTCTGGTCTGCGTGCACAAGCATGCGTCGGTGCACGACGCCATTCTCGATGCCGGCTGCTTCGCCGTAAATCTGCTGTCCACCCGCCACCAGGCGCTCGTCGCCCGCTTTTCGCAGCAGCGAGGCGCCGCGCGCTTCGAGCCGGCGCTGTGGGCCCCGCTCAAGACAGGCGCCCCCACCCTGAGCAATGCCGCGCTCACGCTCGACTGCACGTTGCTCGACACGCACGACGGCTACTCGCACACGATCATCGTGGGCGCCGTAGCCGCCACAAAGGTCGGCGATACGGCCAACGCCGGCTGCCTGCTCTGGCACGACCGCACGTTTGCACGCAGCAGCCCGCTGGCGGCCTATTAA
- a CDS encoding aldehyde dehydrogenase gives MVKRYQLYIDGRPVEATGGRTLPSVNPYTGAVWAEIPDGSAADVSRAVAAANRAFHEGWCNTPGVLRAGLMHKLAALVEANADRLSTIESTDNGKIVRETRPQMLWVARNLRYFAGYADKLLGQHLPLDQPNTLDYLSLEPYGVVGVITAWNSPLSLLANKLAPALAAGNCVVVKPSEHASASTLEFASLVEEAGFPPGVFNVVTGGAETGRALVDDPGVSLVSFTGSPNVGRHIAAAAGRRLIPVKLELGGKSPNIIFDDADLDKAVVGALAGIFGATGQTCVAGSRLVVQRNVYDQVIDRLATRASSIRMGDPLDSATEMGAVANEPQYRRILAAIEAAKEAGGRLICGGRRATGPGLDQGYFIEPTIFADVDNRSELAQEEIFGPVLAIIPFDTEAEAIAIANDTRYGLAAGIWSRDISRVMRVSKAIQAGSVWVNTYRALAAQAPFGGFKESGIGRERGEAGLHEYMTTKNVMIDYSDAVRDPFAIRT, from the coding sequence GTGGTCAAGCGATACCAGCTCTATATTGATGGCCGCCCGGTCGAGGCGACGGGTGGTCGGACGCTACCGAGCGTCAATCCCTACACCGGCGCTGTGTGGGCTGAAATACCCGACGGTAGTGCAGCCGACGTGTCGCGCGCGGTCGCCGCGGCCAACCGAGCCTTCCACGAAGGCTGGTGCAACACCCCCGGTGTCCTGCGGGCCGGTCTGATGCATAAGCTTGCGGCATTGGTCGAAGCGAACGCTGACCGTCTTTCCACCATCGAGAGCACGGACAACGGCAAGATCGTGCGCGAGACGCGCCCGCAGATGCTCTGGGTAGCGCGCAACCTGCGCTACTTCGCAGGCTACGCCGACAAGCTGCTTGGCCAGCACCTCCCGCTCGATCAACCGAACACTCTCGACTACCTCTCGCTCGAACCGTACGGCGTCGTCGGGGTGATCACCGCCTGGAACTCCCCGCTCTCGCTGCTCGCCAACAAACTGGCTCCAGCGCTCGCGGCCGGCAACTGCGTCGTTGTGAAACCGTCCGAGCACGCCTCCGCATCGACGCTCGAATTCGCCTCACTGGTCGAAGAAGCCGGCTTCCCACCCGGTGTCTTCAACGTCGTGACCGGCGGAGCGGAAACCGGCCGCGCCCTGGTCGACGACCCAGGCGTATCGCTCGTGAGTTTCACCGGCAGCCCTAACGTCGGCCGGCATATCGCCGCCGCCGCCGGTCGCCGCCTGATCCCGGTCAAGCTCGAACTCGGCGGCAAATCGCCGAACATCATTTTTGACGACGCAGATCTCGATAAGGCCGTCGTGGGCGCTCTCGCCGGCATTTTCGGCGCCACCGGGCAGACATGCGTGGCCGGCTCGCGCCTCGTGGTGCAGCGAAATGTCTACGATCAGGTGATCGACCGGCTAGCCACGCGGGCGAGTTCCATCCGTATGGGCGATCCGCTCGATTCGGCAACGGAGATGGGTGCCGTCGCCAACGAGCCGCAATACCGACGCATCCTCGCCGCCATCGAAGCTGCGAAAGAGGCTGGCGGACGCCTCATTTGCGGCGGAAGGCGCGCCACTGGACCCGGCCTCGATCAAGGGTACTTCATCGAGCCGACGATCTTCGCCGATGTCGACAACCGCAGCGAACTGGCTCAGGAAGAGATCTTCGGGCCGGTGCTGGCCATCATTCCGTTCGACACGGAAGCCGAGGCCATCGCGATCGCCAACGACACGCGCTACGGCTTGGCCGCTGGCATCTGGTCGCGCGACATCTCGCGGGTCATGCGCGTTTCGAAAGCGATTCAGGCCGGTAGCGTGTGGGTCAACACATATCGCGCACTCGCGGCGCAAGCCCCCTTCGGCGGCTTCAAGGAATCGGGGATCGGGCGCGAGCGCGGCGAAGCCGGTCTGCACGAATACATGACAACCAAGAACGTCATGATCGATTACTCCGACGCCGTTCGAGATCCGTTTGCGATCCGCACGTAG
- a CDS encoding helix-turn-helix domain-containing protein — MSSKPKAVPPQTPTASSAPEPDGVLRLADDLPDDPAVQASDKELGMRLRAMRTERKFTLKDLAARTNMSIGMLSQIERGVSSPSMRSLRQLCHALGVDGAALFTSAPAQTDDAPNSTEPNEFVVWANQRKPLRLAGSGVTKSRITPSNCASLEAFMMELEPGAASDSNLLVQTGDKVGYVLAGKLRVFIDDTTLVLGPGDTYGFTGNRPYRWENAWDEPTVFMVVNSNHFYV; from the coding sequence ATGTCATCGAAGCCGAAAGCTGTCCCTCCTCAGACCCCGACCGCGTCTTCAGCGCCGGAACCCGACGGGGTTCTCCGTCTGGCCGACGATCTGCCCGACGATCCCGCAGTGCAGGCCAGCGACAAGGAGCTGGGGATGCGCCTGCGGGCCATGCGTACCGAACGCAAATTCACGCTGAAGGATCTGGCAGCGCGCACCAACATGTCGATCGGCATGTTGAGCCAGATCGAGCGCGGCGTAAGTTCGCCCTCGATGCGTTCGCTGCGTCAGTTGTGTCATGCGCTGGGCGTGGACGGCGCCGCGCTGTTCACGTCGGCCCCGGCGCAAACGGACGACGCGCCGAACAGCACCGAGCCGAACGAGTTCGTGGTGTGGGCAAACCAACGCAAACCGTTACGGCTGGCAGGCTCCGGCGTGACAAAGTCGCGCATCACGCCATCGAATTGTGCGTCGCTCGAGGCATTCATGATGGAGCTCGAGCCGGGTGCCGCGTCCGATTCGAATCTGTTGGTGCAGACCGGGGACAAAGTGGGGTACGTGCTCGCCGGCAAATTGCGCGTGTTCATCGACGACACCACGTTGGTGCTTGGCCCCGGCGACACCTATGGCTTCACCGGCAACCGGCCGTATCGCTGGGAAAACGCGTGGGACGAACCCACTGTGTTCATGGTCGTGAACAGCAACCACTTCTACGTATGA
- a CDS encoding NAD(P)/FAD-dependent oxidoreductase: protein MASVLPKQVDVAIIGAGIIGMSTAWALAKAGLRVAVFEKGVIAGEQSSRNWGWIRTVGRDHKELPLAMQAIDLWKEIQSQHDVGYRQTGVAYLAESDADMAGYRKWLDKALPLGVPAQLLNREQLPDLFNTPSARGWIGALHCPVDGVAEPERATKAIAALAVAAGAQVFEQTAVRCLDRQGGRASGIVTERGRVAADAVVLAGGAWSRLFCGNTGVNFPQLKVHASVLRTTPMDAGLDLAVNGKDFTCRKRADGGYSVSQLGASVADLTPDSIRLCRQFFPAWLSEKKYLKLRVGKRFLDELRMPTRFGADSPTPFEAHRTLDPAPGMKSIGVALDKLKQAFPAFEPAQIAHAWAGFIDVTPDAIPVISGVDEVPGFFLASGFSGHGFGIGPAAGALMADLVQGNTPKVDPHAFRLSKYTRH from the coding sequence ATGGCTAGCGTTCTCCCCAAGCAGGTCGATGTTGCGATCATTGGCGCAGGCATCATCGGAATGAGTACCGCGTGGGCGCTGGCAAAGGCCGGTCTGCGCGTGGCAGTGTTCGAGAAAGGTGTGATTGCCGGCGAACAGTCGTCGCGCAACTGGGGCTGGATTCGCACGGTCGGACGCGATCACAAGGAACTGCCGCTGGCCATGCAGGCCATCGACCTGTGGAAGGAAATTCAGTCGCAGCACGATGTCGGCTACCGCCAGACTGGCGTGGCGTACCTCGCCGAGTCCGACGCCGACATGGCCGGTTATCGCAAGTGGCTCGACAAAGCCTTGCCATTGGGTGTGCCGGCGCAATTGCTGAACCGCGAGCAACTCCCCGACCTGTTCAACACGCCATCGGCGCGTGGCTGGATCGGCGCGCTGCATTGTCCGGTGGACGGCGTGGCTGAGCCGGAACGCGCGACCAAAGCGATTGCGGCGCTGGCGGTGGCTGCCGGTGCGCAGGTGTTCGAGCAGACCGCCGTGCGTTGTCTCGATCGGCAGGGGGGACGGGCGAGCGGCATCGTGACCGAACGGGGACGTGTGGCCGCCGATGCGGTCGTGTTAGCCGGCGGCGCGTGGTCGCGTCTGTTCTGCGGCAATACGGGGGTGAACTTCCCGCAGTTGAAGGTGCATGCATCGGTCTTGCGAACCACACCGATGGACGCCGGACTGGATCTCGCCGTCAACGGCAAAGACTTCACATGCCGCAAGCGGGCAGACGGCGGCTATTCGGTGTCGCAATTGGGGGCATCGGTCGCCGATCTCACCCCTGACAGTATTCGCCTGTGCCGCCAGTTCTTCCCGGCGTGGCTATCGGAAAAGAAGTATCTGAAGCTGCGCGTCGGCAAGCGCTTCCTCGATGAGTTGAGGATGCCCACGCGCTTTGGCGCTGATAGCCCAACGCCGTTCGAAGCGCATCGCACGCTCGATCCGGCGCCGGGGATGAAATCGATTGGCGTGGCGCTCGATAAGCTCAAGCAAGCGTTCCCGGCCTTTGAGCCGGCACAGATCGCGCATGCCTGGGCCGGCTTTATCGACGTGACACCCGACGCGATTCCTGTGATTTCGGGTGTGGACGAGGTGCCGGGATTCTTCCTTGCGTCCGGCTTCTCGGGTCATGGCTTCGGCATCGGTCCGGCAGCGGGGGCGCTGATGGCGGATCTCGTGCAGGGCAACACCCCGAAGGTCGATCCGCATGCTTTCCGGCTCTCGAAGTACACCCGACATTGA
- a CDS encoding S1C family serine protease, translating into MLKRLLATALAATFCVPALALDAEKLYEKASPSVWVVITYDRDGKRLSQGSAVVVAPQRLATNCHVLRKASRVVVQRRNTSHRAALELVDPARDLCQLRVDEMTAPPVARAPMNTLRVGQKVYTLGSPSGQELSLADGIISSLHLDTDERISLIQTSAPVSPGSSGGGLFDTEGRLIGLTTAVLEDARHLNQNLNYAIPANFIDELPSRSRAAIAARETADSHAAAAKQVAQAREAAAGTLGARWEYTITDGFTGVKSRVAMVVDRIDGDKLFYNNGARVELADGKLIEMSQPQLGEIDNSMPAGGWVREGAKPGQAWTMSYTSLGTQGRSLNLNARVASQESLVTPAGTFDVLRVEYHGALLEVATRNQGRSMQSTPYDATIWYSPQLNRVIKMRVSSMSTFTQINETIELTAMPGGQRVVAPRAMTQSNTQETSGPVSSR; encoded by the coding sequence ATGCTCAAACGTCTTCTGGCCACAGCGCTGGCCGCGACCTTCTGTGTCCCGGCACTTGCCCTGGACGCCGAAAAACTCTACGAAAAGGCCTCACCTAGCGTGTGGGTCGTCATCACATACGACCGCGACGGCAAGCGTCTGTCACAAGGCAGTGCCGTTGTTGTCGCGCCGCAGCGTCTCGCGACGAATTGTCATGTCCTGCGTAAAGCGTCGCGCGTGGTCGTGCAGCGACGTAACACGAGTCATCGCGCCGCGCTGGAACTGGTAGATCCGGCACGGGATCTGTGCCAACTGCGGGTCGATGAAATGACCGCGCCCCCCGTCGCGCGCGCGCCTATGAACACGCTGCGTGTCGGGCAGAAGGTCTACACGCTTGGCAGCCCGAGCGGTCAGGAACTCTCGTTGGCCGACGGCATCATCTCGTCGTTGCATCTGGATACGGACGAACGCATTTCATTGATCCAAACCTCCGCGCCGGTCTCGCCGGGATCGAGCGGTGGCGGATTGTTCGACACCGAAGGCCGTTTGATCGGCCTGACCACGGCCGTGCTTGAAGACGCCCGCCATCTGAATCAGAACCTGAACTACGCCATTCCGGCGAACTTCATCGACGAGTTGCCGTCGCGCAGTCGCGCAGCCATTGCGGCGCGCGAGACCGCCGATTCGCACGCCGCCGCCGCAAAGCAGGTTGCCCAGGCCCGGGAGGCGGCGGCAGGTACCCTCGGGGCACGGTGGGAGTACACGATTACCGATGGATTTACCGGCGTAAAGAGTCGCGTTGCGATGGTCGTGGATCGTATTGACGGCGACAAGCTGTTCTACAACAACGGCGCTCGTGTGGAGCTGGCGGACGGCAAGTTGATCGAGATGTCGCAACCTCAGCTCGGCGAAATCGACAATTCGATGCCCGCTGGCGGCTGGGTTCGCGAGGGCGCCAAGCCGGGACAGGCCTGGACCATGAGCTATACCTCGTTGGGCACGCAGGGCCGCTCGCTGAACCTCAACGCACGCGTAGCCTCGCAGGAATCGCTCGTCACGCCGGCAGGAACATTCGATGTGCTACGCGTTGAATACCACGGCGCATTGCTCGAAGTGGCGACGCGCAACCAGGGTCGCTCGATGCAATCGACGCCCTACGACGCGACGATCTGGTACTCACCGCAACTCAACAGGGTGATCAAGATGCGTGTCTCCAGCATGAGCACCTTCACGCAGATCAATGAGACCATCGAGCTGACGGCGATGCCCGGCGGGCAGCGCGTCGTCGCACCCCGTGCGATGACGCAAAGCAATACGCAAGAGACATCCGGGCCGGTGTCTTCGCGGTAA
- a CDS encoding LysR family transcriptional regulator, translating to MKAITGQAPPSRIKLKYLQAVAVLDETHSLAKAADRLNLTRAALSKTLAGLEDLLGVKLYERTASGMVPTTFGRTLARHARLILGNLRSAEDELRDLMNEHRESLAVGALFIAMPQLLPQAIALLAKSDPRCVITVRESGSFGLAAGLHDGTFDLIVGRLVPEYFRSAVNLEPLFEEDLLVICRSGHPLAKATDLRWRDVADYPWLLPPKESPISHAIQSQFLSDGAQGPKVIVEAFSIPLALGMLQSCDAMTVLPSRLAYELRDKGEVSILSLRSPPLPAPMGVAWRKDYPLSPLASAFIAALRTCAASTQ from the coding sequence ATGAAAGCCATTACCGGTCAGGCACCGCCTTCGCGCATCAAACTCAAATACCTTCAGGCTGTGGCCGTGCTCGACGAAACGCATAGTCTGGCGAAGGCAGCCGATCGTCTGAATCTCACGCGCGCGGCGCTTTCGAAGACGCTTGCGGGGCTGGAAGATTTGCTCGGCGTGAAGCTCTACGAGCGCACGGCATCCGGCATGGTGCCGACGACGTTCGGGCGCACGCTCGCGCGTCATGCTCGCTTGATTCTCGGGAATCTTCGTTCGGCAGAGGACGAGCTTCGCGATTTGATGAACGAGCACCGTGAGAGCCTCGCCGTCGGCGCGCTCTTCATCGCGATGCCGCAGTTGCTGCCGCAGGCCATCGCGCTGCTCGCGAAGTCGGATCCTCGTTGTGTCATTACCGTGCGCGAAAGCGGTTCGTTCGGATTGGCGGCGGGCCTTCACGACGGGACTTTCGATCTGATCGTGGGACGACTCGTGCCGGAGTATTTTCGTTCGGCGGTCAATCTTGAGCCACTGTTCGAAGAAGACCTGCTTGTGATTTGTCGTAGTGGTCATCCGCTGGCGAAGGCAACGGATTTGAGATGGCGCGACGTGGCCGACTATCCCTGGTTGCTGCCGCCGAAGGAGTCGCCGATTAGCCACGCGATCCAGTCTCAGTTCCTATCGGACGGCGCGCAAGGTCCGAAGGTCATCGTAGAGGCGTTTTCCATCCCGCTCGCGTTGGGCATGTTGCAGTCATGCGATGCAATGACGGTGCTGCCGAGTCGGCTCGCTTACGAGCTGCGCGACAAGGGCGAGGTTTCGATCCTGTCGCTGCGCTCACCGCCATTACCAGCACCGATGGGCGTGGCATGGCGCAAGGACTACCCGCTCTCGCCACTCGCGTCGGCATTCATCGCGGCACTGAGGACTTGCGCAGCGTCAACGCAATGA
- a CDS encoding amino acid permease produces the protein MARPEHEQHRDGSETGASAPSELRRTLSARHLTMIAVGGSIGTGLFVASGATIAQAGPGGALLGYVLIGVMVYFLMTSLGELAAAMPVSGSFSTYGARYVDEGFGFALGWNYWYNWAVTVAVDLVAAQLVMAYWFPSVPGVYWSALFLAITFGLNALSARGFGEAEFWFALIKVFAVLAFVAMGVMMLLGIIRGGESGGVANWTVGDAPFAGGFAALIGVAMVVGFSFQGTELIGIAAGESKDPARNLPRAVRQVFWRILLFYVAAILVIGLLIPYTDPHLLRNDVTDISVSPFALIFERAGLLGAASVMNAVVLTSVLSAGNSGMYAATRMLYSLARDGKAPRVFGRISRNGVPLWALLATAAVAALCFFTFVFSPNAVYIWLLNTSGMTGFIAWLGIAISHYRFRRGYLRHGHHLADLPYVSPYFPFGPIFAFVLCLIITLGQNYQAFLQDRIDWGGVVATYIGIPLFLLIWAGYKLVRGSRFVRYRDMQFPIAPKRTTEDLSASGVATETA, from the coding sequence TTGGCACGACCGGAACACGAACAGCACCGAGACGGTAGCGAAACGGGGGCATCGGCTCCGAGTGAGTTGCGTCGCACCCTGTCGGCGCGTCACCTGACAATGATCGCGGTAGGTGGGTCCATCGGGACGGGGTTGTTCGTGGCCTCCGGCGCCACCATTGCGCAGGCGGGGCCCGGCGGCGCGCTGCTCGGCTATGTGCTGATCGGCGTCATGGTCTACTTCCTGATGACCAGTCTGGGCGAACTGGCGGCAGCCATGCCGGTGTCCGGTTCCTTCTCGACCTACGGCGCGCGTTACGTCGACGAGGGTTTCGGCTTCGCACTGGGCTGGAACTATTGGTACAACTGGGCCGTGACCGTGGCGGTCGATCTGGTCGCGGCGCAACTGGTCATGGCGTACTGGTTCCCGAGCGTGCCCGGCGTCTATTGGAGCGCCCTCTTCCTGGCCATTACCTTCGGCCTTAACGCGTTGTCCGCACGCGGTTTCGGTGAGGCCGAATTCTGGTTCGCCTTGATCAAGGTGTTCGCCGTGCTCGCCTTTGTGGCGATGGGCGTGATGATGCTGTTGGGCATCATTCGTGGGGGCGAGAGCGGCGGTGTCGCCAACTGGACGGTCGGCGATGCGCCATTCGCCGGGGGCTTCGCAGCGCTGATCGGCGTGGCGATGGTCGTGGGTTTTTCGTTTCAGGGCACCGAACTCATCGGCATTGCCGCAGGCGAATCGAAGGACCCCGCACGCAATCTGCCGCGCGCGGTTCGTCAGGTGTTCTGGCGAATTCTGCTCTTCTACGTAGCGGCCATTCTGGTGATCGGTCTGCTGATTCCGTACACCGATCCGCATCTGCTGCGCAACGACGTGACCGACATCAGCGTCAGTCCGTTCGCCCTCATCTTCGAGCGCGCCGGCTTGCTCGGAGCCGCTTCCGTCATGAACGCGGTGGTGCTGACCTCCGTGCTTTCGGCCGGCAACTCCGGCATGTACGCGGCCACACGCATGCTCTACAGTCTCGCGCGCGATGGCAAGGCACCCCGTGTCTTCGGCCGCATCTCGCGCAACGGTGTGCCGTTGTGGGCGCTGCTGGCAACGGCCGCCGTCGCGGCGTTGTGCTTCTTCACCTTCGTGTTCAGTCCCAACGCCGTCTACATCTGGCTGCTGAACACGTCCGGCATGACGGGCTTCATCGCATGGCTGGGCATCGCGATCAGTCACTACCGGTTCCGTCGCGGATATCTCAGGCACGGCCATCATCTGGCAGATCTGCCTTACGTCTCCCCCTACTTCCCGTTCGGCCCGATCTTCGCGTTCGTGCTCTGCCTGATCATCACCCTAGGCCAGAACTATCAGGCGTTCCTGCAGGACAGGATCGATTGGGGCGGCGTGGTCGCGACCTACATCGGCATCCCGCTGTTCCTGCTCATCTGGGCGGGCTACAAGCTCGTGCGCGGCTCGCGCTTCGTGCGCTATCGCGACATGCAATTCCCGATAGCACCGAAGCGCACCACGGAAGACCTATCGGCTTCCGGGGTGGCGACCGAGACGGCTTAG
- a CDS encoding amidohydrolase family protein, with product MRDEIHQGRRSLLKLCGAMAGGTLMSASGIAHAADARKVPSGEYILRGGYVLTMDSSLGEFPVGDVHVKDGKIVAVAARIVAPHVRIVDASHRIVMPGFVDTHQHLWTSLLRGSLRGDDPMFGYFPSKARAGAVMTPEDFFHSVRFGVAQNLASGITTVHDFCHNVPSPAHADADMQALEDLGVRARFSYGRFGEPSTRPMDWQDVERVRQTLVPKRSRLTLGVVVAPTTEKDGSMRQNVFDDLSVSMAHAQAMQLPYTLHYGNLTHGIIEVMDKHGWLNSNLLLVHPQGFKETEREMLAASNVNISIAPIIELQYSTVRSGYTQFAEMEALHAQMGISIDSSAASANANFFNEMRALLWAHKSRGAHVPLTPRRLVELATIDGARTLNLAERTGSLTPGKQADILLVRMDALDIAPVFDPFNALVYSAQPDHVDTVIVDGRVLRQGGKFVSINADEIIRDATRSAVRLRKEAGLA from the coding sequence ATGAGGGACGAAATACACCAGGGCCGGCGCAGCCTGCTCAAGCTTTGCGGTGCGATGGCGGGCGGCACGTTGATGTCCGCCTCCGGTATCGCGCACGCCGCAGACGCCCGTAAGGTACCGTCCGGCGAATACATTCTGCGCGGCGGCTATGTGCTCACGATGGATTCGTCGCTCGGCGAATTCCCAGTGGGCGACGTGCACGTGAAGGACGGCAAGATCGTCGCCGTCGCTGCCCGGATCGTCGCGCCGCACGTGCGCATCGTCGATGCGAGTCACAGGATCGTCATGCCCGGCTTTGTCGACACGCACCAGCACTTGTGGACGAGTCTGTTGCGCGGTTCGTTGCGCGGCGACGATCCAATGTTTGGTTACTTTCCAAGCAAGGCGCGCGCCGGTGCCGTCATGACGCCGGAGGACTTCTTTCATTCGGTGCGATTCGGCGTGGCGCAAAACCTTGCCTCGGGCATCACGACCGTGCACGACTTCTGTCACAACGTGCCCTCGCCAGCGCATGCCGACGCGGATATGCAGGCGTTGGAAGATCTCGGCGTGCGCGCCCGGTTTTCCTACGGCCGCTTTGGAGAGCCGTCGACGCGGCCGATGGACTGGCAAGACGTCGAGCGCGTTCGGCAGACGCTCGTGCCGAAGCGCTCACGTTTGACGCTCGGTGTGGTCGTAGCACCGACCACAGAGAAAGACGGCTCGATGCGTCAGAACGTGTTCGACGATCTCAGCGTATCGATGGCGCACGCGCAGGCCATGCAACTGCCGTACACGTTGCATTACGGCAATCTGACGCACGGCATCATTGAGGTCATGGATAAGCACGGATGGCTCAATTCCAACCTGTTGCTCGTGCATCCGCAGGGTTTCAAGGAAACCGAGCGCGAAATGCTCGCTGCGTCGAACGTGAACATCAGCATCGCACCGATCATCGAACTTCAATACTCCACGGTGCGAAGCGGTTATACCCAGTTCGCGGAAATGGAGGCGCTGCATGCGCAGATGGGGATCTCGATAGACTCGTCGGCGGCGTCTGCAAACGCGAACTTCTTCAACGAAATGCGCGCGTTGCTGTGGGCGCACAAATCGCGCGGCGCACACGTTCCGCTCACGCCGCGCAGGCTGGTGGAGCTCGCCACCATCGACGGCGCAAGAACGCTCAATCTCGCCGAGCGCACCGGCTCGCTCACCCCCGGAAAGCAGGCTGACATTCTCCTTGTTCGCATGGACGCTCTCGATATCGCGCCGGTCTTCGATCCGTTCAACGCGCTGGTATATTCGGCACAGCCAGATCACGTGGATACGGTGATCGTGGACGGCCGGGTGCTGCGACAGGGCGGCAAGTTTGTGTCGATCAACGCGGATGAGATCATTCGTGACGCGACGCGATCGGCCGTGCGGTTGAGGAAGGAGGCCGGTCTGGCGTGA
- a CDS encoding cupin domain-containing protein — translation MAESHSRLVRFSAGPLQNPEIGKPRRPMEGDTVFRSMTGFEGNGGRASSGIWESTAGKFRADTTGYIEFGYILEGDCRVVDPDGTVHALRTGDPFVMPEGYKGHWEVDAFVKKVWFVSLTN, via the coding sequence GTGGCCGAAAGTCATTCGCGTCTGGTGCGCTTTAGCGCGGGGCCCTTGCAGAATCCCGAGATCGGCAAGCCGCGCCGTCCGATGGAAGGTGACACGGTATTTCGCAGCATGACGGGATTCGAGGGCAATGGCGGGCGCGCGTCGTCCGGCATTTGGGAAAGCACGGCGGGCAAGTTCCGTGCGGATACCACGGGCTATATCGAGTTCGGATACATCCTGGAAGGCGATTGCCGTGTGGTCGACCCCGACGGCACGGTACACGCCCTGCGCACCGGTGATCCCTTTGTCATGCCTGAGGGCTACAAAGGGCACTGGGAGGTCGACGCCTTCGTGAAAAAAGTCTGGTTCGTCTCGCTGACGAATTAA